The region GGCCGTCAGGTATCGCCTCCGGGGCTCCTTCTCCAGGCACTTCAGGGTGATCGTCTCCAGATCGCGGGGCACGCCTGGTTGAAGGTCCCGAGGGGAGACTGCCTCGGACTCCTGGACCATCCGAAGGGTGCTGGCCACGTTCTCCCCCTGGAACGGCGGGCGGCCGGTGAGCAACTCATAGAGAATGACTCCCAGGGCGTAGAGGTCGGCCGGGGGCCCGATGTCGTCGGCCCGGGCGGCGGCCTGTTCAGGGGCCATGTAGGCAGGGGTGCCAATGGGCTGGCCGGAACGGGTCAGCTCGGCCAGGTCGTGCTGCCATCGGGCCAGGCCGAAGTCGACGATCATCAGCCGGTCGTCTCCGAGGGGAATCGGGCCGGGACCCTCGGCGACGGCCCGCCCTCCCTCGGGCTTGAGTAGGATATTCGACGGCTTCAGGTCGCGATGGATGACCCCCTGCTCGTGGGCGTACTGAACCGCTCCGGCCAGCGTGGCGACCGCCCGGGCGGCCAACCGAGGGGCCAGGGGACGCCCCTCGAGCCGTTGGGCGAGCGTCCCTCCGGGCACAAATTCGAGGACGAGGTACGGCTGGCCGTCGTGGTCGCCGACCTCGTACACGGGAACGATATTCGGATGGTTGAGGGCCGCCAGCACCGCCCCCTCGCGTTGGAAGCGGTCGAGAACCGGGCGGGATTGCTCGTCGGCGGCCAGGATCATCTTCAAGGCGACGCGACGACCGAGCCTCGTATCGGTTGCCTCGAAGACCGTGCTCATGCCGCCGACCCCGGCGCGACCGTCGATGCGATACGGCCCGACCCGGTCGGGGAAGGAACGGGTGTCCTGCCCGTCGCGGCATTCGACGAGATCCGTTCGATGGTGAAGTGCGGCCCGGAGACGATCGCCGAGCCCTTGCTCCACCGGGTCCTCCTCGACCGGGCTGGCGAGGTCAATCTCAACCAGCCATCCCCGGAGTTCGGGGTCCAGGTCGGTCCAGCGATGAAGCAAGGCCTGACACGATTCGCAGTCGTCGAGGTGCGTCTCGATCGCCTCAGCCTCGGTTTCGGAGGCTTCCCCCTGAAGGAAACCTCGGAGCGAGGCGTGACCCGGGCAATTCATGATCATGGGTGGCCAGCATCCGGAGTTCAACATTGACCGTGGCGAGCAGGGGTTTCTGAGGCGGTTCAAGCGTCCGGGTCCAGCTCACGGACCGCCTCCCGGACGAACTTCTGGACCCGCCACCGGGCGTTGTAGACGTCGCCGACGCTCAGGCCCAGTTGCCGGGCGACTTCACTGCCCGGAAGGTCTTCGAGGGCCGTCAACCGAAACGCGTCCCAGGTACTCGGTGAGACCCGTTGCCTGACCCGGTCGAACGCCTGTTCGAGGAGAACTTCCCTGGCCTGGGCCTCACAGAATCGAGCAAGATCGTCCCGAGCGGCGACCGAGGCCAGTTCCTCCAGTGCGGCACTACCGCCGGTCGCGGCCTGGCGAGAACTCCGCTCGACCACTCGGATCCAGAAGCGATAGGCAATGGTCTTCATCCAGGCCCGGAAGCTGCCGTCGGGGTCGTAGCGGAAGTCCTTGATCTGCCGGGCCACGGCGAGCAGGGTGTCCTGGGTCACGTCCTCGGCGTCGCTCGGCTGGAGGCCCCACCGCCGGCACCACCGGTAGAGCACCTTCCCGTAGCGTGCAAGGAACTCCGCCCAGGCTTCTTCAGAATGCGGATTCTCCCGAAGACGATCGAGCAGGCTTAGCGAGGTCCGGGGCTCCATCGCGGGATACTCTCTCGTCCGGACGCGACCCGGGGTAGATTGACCCCGGCCATGACCGACCAGACCCTCGGGAAGTTCGTCTTAGATGTGGCCGGTGCGACGACGCTTCAACAAACGAGGAGCCAGGCCCCGTGGGATGAGTGGAGTTGCGTCCAACCGACCCGACATGCATGTCCCTTGTTGGGAATATGTTACTTCAGCTGAGCTGTCAGGTACAGAGGGGCGATGCACCTCTCGACAACTGCCGGGCCACCGCGAGGGAAGTTCGAGGCATCCTTTGGCATTTTCCAGGACCGGATTGCCAAGGAAGCTCGACGTCCCCGGTCGAGAAGACCGGGAACGGTGGCTGAACGGGACCGAATTGCCGGCCCTCAACCAGTAA is a window of Tautonia rosea DNA encoding:
- a CDS encoding RNA polymerase sigma factor — translated: MEPRTSLSLLDRLRENPHSEEAWAEFLARYGKVLYRWCRRWGLQPSDAEDVTQDTLLAVARQIKDFRYDPDGSFRAWMKTIAYRFWIRVVERSSRQAATGGSAALEELASVAARDDLARFCEAQAREVLLEQAFDRVRQRVSPSTWDAFRLTALEDLPGSEVARQLGLSVGDVYNARWRVQKFVREAVRELDPDA